The Deinococcus hopiensis KR-140 sequence AGCGCTCGCTGGCCGGGCCCATCCCCCTCCATCTGCCGGGCGCAAGACTGCCGGAAGACCCGGCGGCTCCCTTCCTGGTGGGCGAGGGGTTAAAAAAGTGACCCCCTCCCCTGGTGGAACCCGGAGAGCTCCGTAGGAGAGAGGGGCGCTGCGAAGTCGCGGGTAACCGGGAAGGAAAGGGAGGAGGTCAACCCTCAGCTCACACCGTTGCGGGCACCTTCAGCACCGAGTCGAGCGCGCCGATAAAGCGCTCGTATCCGGCGAAGTCGAGCTGCTGCTCGTTGTCCGACAGGGCGGTGGCTGGGCTGGGGTGGACTTCGACGTGAATGCCGTCTGCACCCACGGCGAGGGCAGCCTTGGCCAGCGGGATGAGCAGGTCACGGCGTCCGGCAGCGTGCGTCACGTCCACGATCACGGGCAAGTGGGTCTCCTGCTTGGCGAGGGCCACGGCGGAGAGGTCGAGCGTGTTGCGGGTCCACTTCTCGAAGGTGCGGATGCCGCGCTCGCACAGGATGACTTCGGGGTTGCCCTCAGACAGGATGTACTCAGCGGCGTAGAGCCATTCCTCTATGGTGGCGGACAGCCCACGCTTGAGCAGCACCGGGCGGCGAGAGCGGCCCACCTCACGCAGCAGGGCGAAGTTGTGCATGTTGCGCGCGCCCACCTGCAGGATGTCGGCATGTTCGGCCACGACTTCCACGTCCCTCGTGTCCATGACCTCGGTCACGAACAGCATGCCGTTTTCACGCGCGGCTCGGCCCCCGATAATCAGGCCGTCCACGCCCATACCCTGAAAGCCGTAGGGGCTGGTGCGGGGCTTGTACGCCCCGCCGCGCAGAATCTTGACGCCCTTGCTGGCCAGGAAGCGGGCCGTGACTTCCATCTGCTCCTCGGACTCGATGGAGCAGGGCCCCGCCACAATGATGGGAGGTGCGCCCGCGCCGATGCGGACGCCATCGATGTCGAGGGTGGTGTCGTCGGGCTTGACCTTGCGAGACACGAGAAGCTGCTTCTTGTCGTTCGTCTCTTCGAGGTCCAGGCTGGCCTTGAAGATTTCCTTGAAGA is a genomic window containing:
- a CDS encoding bifunctional 3-deoxy-7-phosphoheptulonate synthase/chorismate mutase, translating into MTQPQRSIDELRAEVDAINRDLLTLLSRRGEVVAQIGRAKSLEGRPQHYDPAREEQQLREMEGLNPGPFSAGAVKAIFKEIFKASLDLEETNDKKQLLVSRKVKPDDTTLDIDGVRIGAGAPPIIVAGPCSIESEEQMEVTARFLASKGVKILRGGAYKPRTSPYGFQGMGVDGLIIGGRAARENGMLFVTEVMDTRDVEVVAEHADILQVGARNMHNFALLREVGRSRRPVLLKRGLSATIEEWLYAAEYILSEGNPEVILCERGIRTFEKWTRNTLDLSAVALAKQETHLPVIVDVTHAAGRRDLLIPLAKAALAVGADGIHVEVHPSPATALSDNEQQLDFAGYERFIGALDSVLKVPATV